A DNA window from Halomicrobium mukohataei DSM 12286 contains the following coding sequences:
- a CDS encoding S1 family peptidase, translating into MGMKNQLSEWYDPSANPVYQTITKIRFPRQQGHATGFFYNSDDKTYLVTNRHVVSPDDDEVQDPDSIRIFTRPVDSLGDREYHDISLNEGEGKSWFTHPIHDADIAVLPLDFELDCVNHRIGIDEERPVETGSLAYNEDSILSEKDRVLPGNRAQVVGYPGDYVDQQYGFPVTRNAVVSTQYGFPFDGNPIFLTDARMHPGTSGSPVVAGPETLIIHGGLDLWGPAYKLLGVHSATLQQSTVDKDDERMLELNTTWYAELIEEILFLKDTDIEELDDQENN; encoded by the coding sequence ATGGGGATGAAGAATCAACTATCCGAATGGTATGATCCATCAGCAAATCCAGTTTACCAGACTATTACTAAAATCCGGTTTCCTCGGCAACAGGGACACGCTACTGGGTTTTTTTATAATAGTGATGATAAAACATATCTAGTGACTAACAGACACGTGGTTTCACCTGACGATGATGAGGTACAAGATCCAGATTCTATTCGAATATTTACACGTCCTGTTGACTCCTTAGGAGATCGAGAATATCACGATATCTCACTAAATGAAGGGGAAGGAAAGAGTTGGTTCACGCATCCAATTCACGATGCAGACATAGCTGTACTGCCTCTAGATTTTGAATTAGATTGTGTCAATCATAGGATTGGAATTGATGAAGAGCGTCCCGTTGAAACCGGAAGTCTGGCCTACAACGAGGATTCGATTCTTTCAGAAAAAGATAGGGTTCTCCCAGGTAATAGAGCACAAGTAGTCGGTTATCCAGGAGACTATGTAGATCAACAATATGGGTTCCCTGTGACAAGAAACGCCGTCGTTTCTACTCAATACGGTTTTCCGTTCGATGGGAATCCTATTTTTTTAACTGATGCCCGGATGCATCCTGGAACAAGTGGAAGCCCTGTGGTGGCTGGCCCGGAAACTCTCATTATACATGGTGGTCTTGATCTTTGGGGACCAGCGTATAAATTGCTCGGAGTGCATTCTGCTACCTTACAACAATCTACAGTCGATAAAGATGATGAGAGGATGTTAGAATTAAATACCACCTGGTATGCAGAACTGATAGAAGAGATTCTATTCTTAAAAGATACAGATATTGAAGAACTAGATGATCAAGAAAATAATTGA
- a CDS encoding tyrosine-type recombinase/integrase encodes MPDPDLEPISPVEAVEMYHDAMVDELAESTRKSNKHRLRAFIQFCDEEEIENLNDLTGRDLYKYRIWRREGNGDGREPIKKVTLKGQLATLRSFLKFAGEIDSVKPDLYEQLSLPAMKGGEDVSESTLDPERALDILEYLEKSQPGSRDHIIIALLWETGGRTGAIRGLDLQDLDLDGDHPRFSGPAVHFVHRPETGTPLKNQKSGTRWNRISEKTAAFIEDYIEFHRPDVTDDHGRDPLLTSEYGRVAGNTYRRTLYRVTRPCWRGEECPHDRDLDECEATHLDHASKCPSARSPHDVRSGRVTYYRREDVPRKIVQERLNASEDILDRHYDRRSNREQAEQRSDFLPDV; translated from the coding sequence ATGCCCGACCCGGATCTCGAACCCATCTCGCCGGTCGAAGCCGTTGAGATGTACCACGATGCGATGGTCGACGAACTGGCGGAGTCGACCAGGAAGAGCAACAAACACCGGCTTCGTGCCTTCATCCAGTTCTGCGACGAAGAGGAGATCGAGAACCTGAACGATCTCACCGGGCGCGATCTCTACAAATATCGGATCTGGCGGCGAGAGGGCAACGGCGACGGTCGAGAGCCTATCAAGAAGGTCACCCTGAAAGGACAACTCGCCACGCTTCGGAGTTTCCTCAAGTTCGCTGGCGAGATTGATTCCGTGAAGCCAGATCTCTACGAACAGTTGTCGCTCCCGGCGATGAAAGGCGGTGAAGACGTATCGGAATCGACCCTCGACCCCGAACGAGCGCTCGATATTCTGGAGTATCTCGAGAAGTCCCAGCCCGGAAGCCGCGACCACATCATCATCGCCCTGCTCTGGGAAACGGGTGGCCGAACGGGCGCAATCCGTGGCCTCGACCTACAGGATCTCGATCTCGATGGCGACCATCCCCGATTCTCCGGCCCGGCAGTTCACTTCGTCCACCGACCGGAAACCGGTACTCCACTCAAGAACCAGAAAAGCGGCACTCGCTGGAACCGGATCAGTGAGAAGACGGCTGCGTTCATCGAGGACTACATCGAGTTCCACCGTCCCGACGTGACGGACGATCACGGCCGGGACCCTCTGCTGACCAGCGAGTACGGTCGTGTCGCCGGGAACACCTACCGGAGAACACTCTATCGGGTCACTCGCCCGTGCTGGCGCGGCGAGGAATGTCCCCACGATCGAGATCTCGACGAGTGCGAGGCAACGCATCTCGATCACGCGAGCAAGTGTCCGTCAGCTCGGTCACCCCACGACGTTCGGAGTGGCCGGGTCACCTACTACCGTCGAGAAGACGTCCCCCGGAAGATCGTCCAGGAGCGACTGAACGCGAGCGAGGACATTCTCGACCGACACTACGACCGTCGATCGAACCGCGAACAGGCCGAACAGCGCAGCGACTTCCTCCCGGACGTGTGA
- a CDS encoding halocin C8-like domain-containing protein gives MRNSNQDSFGPETMNDRKRRDGPAKSESTGQNSSSGSINRRKVLSGIACSAASLGMLTGTGAAQANPAGFEKTTLEPPKSAKVLGRLKRTDEFRSLRKHVTDELDGKVRFSVAHATVLEVSGEDAAGRKTTKHFAYSPIKGTSGDEAYATIGIDAETEEVIVAGAEVVDRGMTTPEEYPIQFDEVEGKTATVSKEIKLVDATGEEVTTATVTNEDFDRINAGVDSSDSGVSTQGYTCDLCKTAVNAICFATCGAPVWFLCGLIGVGSAGIGGFACGAFIAVVCTLIAVYGCTTRGVDKKICSDRRINIC, from the coding sequence ATGAGAAACTCCAACCAGGACAGTTTTGGTCCCGAAACGATGAACGACCGAAAGAGGAGAGACGGCCCGGCGAAGTCCGAGTCCACCGGCCAGAATTCTAGTTCTGGAAGTATAAATCGTCGTAAGGTTCTGAGCGGTATCGCCTGTAGCGCTGCTAGTTTGGGGATGCTCACCGGTACCGGAGCCGCTCAGGCAAATCCGGCCGGATTTGAAAAGACGACGCTCGAACCACCGAAATCCGCGAAAGTCCTCGGTAGACTCAAACGGACCGACGAGTTTCGAAGCCTGCGTAAGCATGTAACTGACGAGTTGGATGGAAAAGTTCGATTTAGCGTTGCACATGCGACAGTCCTCGAAGTCAGCGGGGAAGATGCAGCGGGTCGGAAAACAACCAAGCACTTCGCGTATTCGCCAATCAAGGGTACGTCGGGTGATGAGGCCTATGCGACAATCGGTATCGACGCAGAAACCGAGGAAGTCATCGTCGCCGGTGCCGAAGTAGTCGATAGGGGAATGACCACCCCCGAAGAGTATCCGATCCAGTTCGACGAAGTCGAAGGAAAAACCGCTACCGTCTCTAAGGAGATCAAGTTAGTTGACGCGACCGGCGAAGAAGTTACAACCGCCACGGTCACGAACGAGGATTTCGACAGAATCAATGCTGGAGTTGACTCGTCCGACAGTGGCGTCTCAACTCAAGGCTACACCTGTGATCTCTGCAAGACCGCTGTTAACGCGATCTGCTTCGCTACGTGTGGGGCGCCGGTCTGGTTCTTGTGCGGTCTGATCGGCGTCGGTTCTGCAGGCATCGGTGGATTCGCCTGTGGGGCGTTCATTGCTGTGGTCTGTACGCTGATCGCAGTCTATGGATGCACCACCAGAGGAGTAGACAAAAAGATATGTTCCGACCGGCGTATAAACATATGTTGA
- a CDS encoding potassium channel family protein yields MDSWKRRTALYVVGLIGVMLGFTLVYDYGMSAFDGRPRTFLEALQVVVETFTTTGYGSDAKWESPEMLLLVTVMDLTGVVLIFLALPALLFPLFEEAISTNVPTTVKNDIEDHVVICRYTPRGETLVGELDAWGVDHVVVESDRERATDLYEDGHRVIHADPQSVEGLRNAGLADARALVADAADEVNTSIVLTAREVDDSVSTVSVVEEPDRERYHDLAGADHVVSPRRLLGESLAGKVTTSVSTAVGDTIEIGQDFDIAELPIHRGSDLVGRTLADSKIREESGVNVIGAWFQGEFESPPSPEAILDNGTVLLVAGREEQLQRLKDMTLSSVRQFGHGETVVVGYGEVGRTTARALDRAGIDYTVLDHEDKPGVDVVGDATEPDELRAAGIADARTVVLALSDDTDTEFATLVVGDLNPDVEIIARAEQTENVQKMYRAGADYVLSLATISGRMLASTILADEQVISMDEQVEIVRTAADKLAGQTLGQARVRARTGCTVVAVERNGDVITDVGPDVHVAEGDDLVVAGTDDSVDRFRAIFD; encoded by the coding sequence ATGGACTCCTGGAAGCGACGGACTGCGCTGTACGTCGTCGGGCTGATCGGCGTCATGCTGGGCTTTACGCTCGTCTACGACTACGGCATGAGCGCGTTCGACGGTCGGCCACGGACGTTTCTGGAGGCTCTCCAGGTCGTCGTCGAGACGTTCACGACGACGGGGTACGGGTCAGACGCCAAGTGGGAGAGCCCCGAGATGCTCCTGCTCGTGACGGTGATGGACCTCACCGGCGTCGTCCTGATCTTTCTGGCGCTCCCGGCGCTGCTCTTTCCGCTGTTCGAGGAGGCCATCTCGACGAACGTCCCGACGACCGTCAAGAACGACATCGAGGACCACGTCGTCATCTGTCGCTACACGCCCCGCGGGGAGACGCTCGTCGGCGAACTCGACGCCTGGGGAGTCGATCACGTCGTCGTCGAGTCCGACCGCGAGCGGGCGACGGACCTCTACGAGGACGGCCACCGCGTCATCCACGCGGACCCACAGTCGGTCGAGGGGCTACGGAACGCGGGGCTGGCAGACGCCCGCGCGCTGGTCGCCGACGCCGCGGACGAAGTGAACACGAGTATCGTCCTCACCGCCCGCGAGGTCGACGACAGCGTCTCGACGGTCAGCGTCGTCGAGGAGCCAGACCGGGAGCGCTACCACGACCTCGCCGGGGCAGACCACGTCGTGTCGCCGCGTCGGCTGCTGGGCGAGAGCCTCGCCGGGAAGGTGACGACGAGCGTCTCGACGGCCGTCGGCGACACGATCGAGATCGGGCAGGACTTCGACATCGCGGAGCTGCCGATCCACCGCGGCAGCGATCTCGTCGGCCGCACGCTGGCCGACAGCAAGATCCGCGAGGAGTCCGGCGTCAACGTCATCGGGGCGTGGTTCCAGGGCGAGTTCGAGAGCCCGCCCTCGCCGGAGGCGATCCTCGACAACGGCACGGTGTTGCTCGTGGCCGGCCGCGAGGAACAGCTCCAGCGACTCAAGGACATGACGCTGTCGAGCGTCCGCCAGTTCGGCCACGGCGAGACCGTCGTCGTCGGCTACGGCGAAGTCGGACGGACCACGGCACGGGCCCTCGACCGGGCGGGGATCGACTACACCGTCCTCGACCACGAAGACAAGCCCGGCGTCGACGTGGTCGGGGACGCGACCGAACCGGACGAACTCCGGGCCGCCGGCATCGCGGACGCTCGCACCGTCGTGCTCGCGCTGTCCGACGACACCGACACCGAGTTCGCCACGCTCGTGGTCGGCGACCTCAACCCGGACGTGGAGATCATCGCCCGTGCCGAACAGACCGAGAACGTCCAGAAGATGTACCGCGCGGGTGCGGACTACGTCCTCTCGCTGGCGACGATCAGCGGCCGGATGCTCGCCTCGACGATCCTGGCCGACGAACAGGTGATCTCGATGGACGAGCAAGTCGAGATCGTCCGCACCGCGGCCGACAAACTCGCCGGACAGACGCTCGGACAGGCGCGCGTCCGGGCTCGGACGGGCTGTACTGTCGTCGCGGTCGAACGCAACGGCGACGTGATCACCGACGTTGGCCCGGACGTACACGTGGCGGAGGGCGACGACCTCGTCGTCGCCGGTACCGACGACAGCGTCGACCGGTTCCGCGCCATCTTCGACTGA
- a CDS encoding DUF7383 domain-containing protein, with protein MTDYRANYAMVSLQEQLGPDPNALDVPWATFSADESDVHTFDVPTADPVEPYVQMQVYDVGSYDHELLINGQALSGFDLPTGQGWQYWMDTVTSARLREGENTLQFQRDTTTDDSFVVGTLTVNWKEPVD; from the coding sequence ATGACCGACTACCGCGCGAACTACGCGATGGTGTCCTTGCAGGAACAGCTGGGGCCGGACCCGAACGCGCTCGACGTACCGTGGGCGACGTTCTCGGCCGACGAGAGCGACGTACACACCTTCGACGTGCCGACGGCCGATCCCGTCGAGCCGTACGTCCAGATGCAGGTCTACGACGTGGGCAGCTACGACCACGAGCTGTTGATCAACGGCCAGGCGCTGTCTGGCTTCGACCTCCCGACGGGACAGGGCTGGCAGTACTGGATGGACACCGTCACGTCGGCACGCCTGCGCGAGGGCGAGAACACACTCCAGTTCCAGCGCGATACGACGACCGACGACAGCTTCGTCGTCGGGACGCTCACGGTCAACTGGAAGGAACCGGTCGATTAG